The proteins below come from a single Juglans regia cultivar Chandler chromosome 12, Walnut 2.0, whole genome shotgun sequence genomic window:
- the LOC109018672 gene encoding elongation factor 1-alpha: MGKEKVHINIVVIGHVDSGKSTTTGHLIYKLGGIDKRVIERFEKEAAEMNKRSFKYAWVLDKLKAERERGITIDIALWKFETTRYYCTVIDAPGHRDFIKNMITGTSQADCAVLIIDSTTGGFEAGISKDGQTREHALLAFTLGVKQMICCCNKMDATTPKYSKARYDEIVKEVSSYLKKVGYNPDKIPFVPISGFEGDNMIERSTNLDWYKGPTLLDALDMISEPKRPSDKPLRLPLQDVYKIGGIGTVPVGRVETGVVKPGMVVTFGPTGLTTEVKSVEMHHEALQEALPGDNVGFNVKNVAVKDLKRGFVASNSKDDPAKEAANFTSQVIIMNHPGQIGNGYAPVLDCHTCHIAVKFAELLTKIDRRSGKELEKEPKFLKNGDAGMVKMIPTKPMVVETFSEYPPLGRFAVRDMRQTVAVGVIKSVEKKDPSGAKVTKSAAKKK; the protein is encoded by the exons ATGGGTAAGGAGAAGGTTCACATCAACATTGTGGTCATTGGCCACGTCGACTCTGGCAAGTCGACCACTACTGGCCACTTGATCTACAAGCTTGGAGGAATTGACAAGCGTGTGATCGAGAGGTTTGAGAAGGAAGCAGCAGAAATGAACAAGAGGTCTTTCAAATACGCCTGGGTGCTTGACAAGCTCAAGGCAGAGCGTGAGCGTGGTATCACCATCGATATTGCCTTGTGGAAATTTGAGACCACCAGGTACTACTGTACCGTCATTGATGCTCCTGGGCATCGTGACTTCATCAAGAACATGATTACTGGAACATCACAGGCTGACTGTGCCGTACTCATCATTGATTCTACCACTGGTGGTTTTGAAGCTGGAATTTCAAAGGATGGTCAGACCCGTGAGCATGCTCTCCTTGCTTTCACCCTTGGTGTCAAGCAGATGATCTGCTGCTGCAACAAG ATGGATGCCACTACCCCAAAATACTCTAAGGCAAGGTATGATGAAATTGTGAAGGAAGTTTCTTCCTACCTGAAGAAGGTTGGCTACAACCCTGACAAAATCCCATTTGTTCCCATCTCTGGTTTTGAGGGTGATAACATGATTGAGAGGTCTACAAACCTTGACTGGTACAAGGGCCCAACCCTCCTTGACGCTCTTGACATGATCTCTGAGCCCAAGAGGCCCTCAGACAAGCCTCTCCGTCTCCCACTTCAGGATGTTTACAAGATTGGAGGTATTGGTACTGTCCCAGTTGGTCGTGTTGAGACTGGAGTTGTCAAGCCCGGTATGGTTGTCACCTTTGGCCCTACTGGACTAACAACTGAAGTTAAGTCTGTTGAAATGCACCACGAGGCGCTTCAGGAGGCATTGCCTGGTGACAATGTTGGCTTCAATGTCAAGAATGTTGCCGTGAAGGATCTCAAGCGAGGTTTTGTTGCATCTAACTCGAAGGATGACCCTGCCAAGGAAGCTGCCAACTTCACTTCTCAGGTCATTATCATGAACCATCCTGGTCAGATTGGAAATGGTTATGCCCCAGTGCTCGACTGCCATACTTGCCATATTGCTGTCAAGTTTGCCGAACTTCTCACTAAGATTGACAGGCGGTCTGGTAAGGAGCTTGAGAAGGAGCCCAAGTTTTTGAAGAATGGTGATGCTGGAATGGTCAAGATGATTCCCACCAAACCCATGGTGGTTGAGACTTTCTCTGAGTACCCTCCCCTTGGGCGTTTTGCTGTCAGGGACATGCGCCAGACTGTTGCTGTTGGTGTCATCAAGAGTGTTGAGAAGAAGGATCCCTCCGGTGCTAAAGTCACCAAATCTGCTGCGAAGAAGAAGTGA